Proteins co-encoded in one Pseudomonas fluorescens genomic window:
- a CDS encoding helix-turn-helix transcriptional regulator, whose amino-acid sequence MSRDVLTTETNRRQLQQIIAGLSDGVILLELDQTILWANEAALAMHGVSRIGELGNNAGEYVERFNLRYRNNHTLTPEQYPISRVATGETFCDVLVEVSPRSDEERTWMHSVRSMVLTDRDGDIESLVLIMSDVTDWANAEQRFEKTFNANPAPAVICRLSDLRYIKVNPGFLEMTGYTRDQVIGASTYELDILEQAERKDLAIQRLRDVATIPQMQAELRLPDGGSKQVIVAGQPLVLNDEDCMLFSFVDMELRHKAEVALRQSEERFAKAFRLTPVPILICSADEQRLIDVNQAFLDTLAYESDEVLGKTVAQLDFIDEPAERARLLAALEKTGRVDRVDMRIRRKDAELLECAVSADTVSIQDTVCYLLVLMDITERKRTELELVAAIEEVMKDASWFSRTLIEKLANVKKINSPQLPSVSFTDLTARERDVLGLICEGLADKEIAARLKLAPNTVRNHVATVYSKLDVHSRSEAIVWARERGLFSSSSRGQR is encoded by the coding sequence ATGAGCCGGGACGTCCTGACCACCGAAACCAACCGCCGTCAGTTGCAGCAAATCATTGCCGGCCTGTCCGACGGGGTGATTCTGCTGGAACTCGACCAGACGATTCTCTGGGCCAACGAAGCCGCGCTGGCGATGCATGGCGTCAGCCGGATCGGCGAGCTGGGCAACAACGCCGGGGAATACGTCGAGCGCTTCAACCTGCGGTATCGCAACAACCACACGCTGACACCGGAGCAGTACCCGATCAGCCGCGTGGCGACCGGTGAAACGTTCTGCGATGTGCTGGTGGAAGTTTCTCCGCGCAGCGATGAAGAACGCACCTGGATGCACAGCGTGCGCAGCATGGTCTTGACCGATCGCGATGGCGATATCGAGTCGCTGGTGCTGATCATGAGCGACGTCACCGATTGGGCCAATGCCGAACAGCGCTTCGAAAAAACCTTCAACGCCAACCCCGCACCGGCGGTGATCTGCCGCCTCAGCGACCTGCGTTACATCAAGGTCAATCCGGGGTTTCTGGAGATGACTGGTTACACCCGCGATCAGGTGATCGGCGCCTCGACCTATGAGCTGGATATTCTCGAACAGGCCGAGCGCAAGGACCTGGCGATCCAGCGCCTGCGCGATGTCGCGACCATTCCGCAGATGCAGGCTGAATTGCGTCTGCCGGACGGCGGCAGCAAGCAGGTGATCGTCGCGGGGCAGCCGCTGGTGCTTAACGACGAGGATTGCATGCTGTTTTCGTTTGTCGACATGGAGCTGCGTCATAAGGCCGAAGTCGCCTTGCGTCAGAGTGAGGAACGGTTTGCCAAGGCCTTTCGCCTGACGCCGGTGCCGATCCTGATTTGCAGCGCCGACGAGCAGCGGCTGATCGACGTCAATCAGGCCTTTCTCGATACCCTGGCTTACGAAAGCGACGAGGTTCTTGGCAAGACAGTCGCGCAACTGGATTTCATCGATGAACCGGCGGAACGCGCCCGGCTGCTGGCGGCGCTGGAGAAGACCGGCCGGGTCGATCGCGTCGATATGCGGATCCGCAGGAAAGACGCCGAGCTGCTGGAGTGCGCGGTGTCCGCCGACACCGTCAGCATTCAGGACACGGTGTGCTATCTGCTGGTGCTGATGGACATCACCGAACGCAAGCGCACCGAGCTTGAGCTGGTGGCGGCGATTGAAGAGGTGATGAAGGATGCGTCGTGGTTCAGCCGGACGCTGATCGAAAAACTGGCCAATGTGAAGAAGATCAACTCGCCGCAACTGCCTAGCGTTTCGTTCACTGATCTCACGGCCCGCGAACGCGATGTGCTGGGGCTGATCTGTGAGGGGCTGGCGGACAAGGAGATTGCTGCGCGGTTGAAGCTGGCGCCGAACACGGTGCGCAACCATGTGGCGACGGTGTATTCGAAGCTGGATGTGCACAGTC